One region of Streptomyces davaonensis JCM 4913 genomic DNA includes:
- a CDS encoding ABC transporter ATP-binding protein: MNAVEVLGLRREFPPSKGGRNPSRTALDGIDLTVGEGEVHALLGPNGAGKTTLCRILATVLVPSAGTARILGHDVVTELTTVRPLIGCVFGGDRGLYGRLSARRNLCYWGALYGIPGREIRGRAAELLDRFGLRAHADERVETFSRGMKQRLHLARGLMHGPRVLLLDEPTTGMDPVAARDFRTLIGELRGEGRSVLLTTHDMAEAETVCDRATLIDGGRIRHTATPRELGALLSRHERIEVGGVPAPLLARLDSCPEVTSVRTGPDGSTVIEVSGQSALGPVLRLLVDGGVTDLATTRPSLEEVYLRLIGDRGMEVAS, from the coding sequence ATGAACGCCGTCGAAGTTCTGGGACTGCGCCGCGAGTTCCCGCCCTCCAAGGGCGGCCGCAACCCCTCCCGCACCGCCCTCGACGGGATCGACCTCACCGTCGGCGAAGGCGAAGTGCACGCGCTGCTCGGCCCCAACGGCGCGGGCAAGACCACCCTGTGCAGGATTCTCGCCACCGTCCTGGTCCCCAGCGCGGGCACGGCACGCATCCTCGGCCACGACGTCGTCACCGAACTCACCACCGTCCGCCCGCTGATCGGCTGCGTCTTCGGCGGCGACCGGGGACTCTACGGTCGGCTCTCCGCCCGCCGGAACCTCTGCTACTGGGGCGCTCTGTACGGGATACCCGGCCGGGAAATCCGGGGCCGTGCCGCCGAGTTGCTGGACCGCTTCGGACTCAGGGCTCACGCGGACGAGCGGGTGGAGACCTTCTCGCGGGGCATGAAGCAGCGTCTGCATCTCGCCCGCGGGCTGATGCACGGCCCACGGGTGCTGCTGCTCGACGAACCGACGACCGGCATGGACCCCGTCGCCGCGCGGGACTTCCGTACGCTGATCGGCGAACTGCGCGGCGAGGGCCGTTCCGTCCTGCTCACCACCCATGACATGGCGGAGGCCGAGACCGTCTGCGACCGCGCCACCCTCATCGACGGCGGCCGGATCCGGCACACCGCGACCCCGAGGGAACTGGGCGCACTGCTGTCCCGGCACGAACGCATCGAGGTCGGCGGCGTCCCCGCCCCGCTGCTCGCCCGGCTGGACAGCTGCCCCGAGGTCACCTCCGTCCGCACCGGCCCCGACGGCTCGACCGTGATCGAGGTCTCCGGACAAAGCGCGCTCGGACCGGTGCTGCGGCTCCTCGTCGACGGTGGCGTCACCGACCTGGCGACCACCCGGCCGAGCCTCGAAGAGGTCTACCTCCGGTTGATCGGCGACCGCGGCATGGAGGTCGCCTCATGA